A genomic window from Brassica oleracea var. oleracea cultivar TO1000 chromosome C8, BOL, whole genome shotgun sequence includes:
- the LOC106311381 gene encoding (+)-neomenthol dehydrogenase-like isoform X1, translating to MDHLIYPLPPTSRWWSKGTTAVVTGANKGIGFEVVKKLLELGLTVVLTARNAKNGSLAADSLRRAGFQNVHFYCLDVSDPSSIAAFVSWFRHNFGVLDILVNNAAVSFNAVGDNSIKEPETIIKTNFYGAKLLTEALLPLFRRLVSVSRILNISSRLGSLNKLRNPSVRQTLESEELNNEQIDATVTQFLEDVSSGTWEKQGWPENWSDYAVSKMALNAYSRVLARRYNGKKLSVNCFCPGFTRTSMTGGQGTHTAEDVAATIATLVLLPPEKLTSGKFFMFLEHKKIISRL from the exons ATGGATCATCTAATTTATCCTCTTCCTCCAACATCAAG GTGGTGGTCGAAAGGAACAACGGCGGTTGTAACCGGAGCAAACAAAGGTATAGGTTTTGAGGTGGTGAAGAAGTTACTGGAGCTTGGACTAACGGTAGTCTTAACCGCCAGAAACGCCAAAAATGGAAGCCTCGCCGCCGATTCCCTCCGCCGTGCCGGCTTTCAAAACGTTCATTTCTACTGCCTCGACGTCTCCGATCCTTCTTCCATCGCTGCCTTTGTCTCCTGGTTCCGTCACAACTTTGGAGTACTCGACATTCTG GTGAACAACGCCGCTGTTTCATTTAACGCCGTCGGTGATAATTCAATCAAAGAGCCAGAGACCATAATCAAGACAAATTTTTACGGTGCCAAGCTTTTAACGGAGGCGCTGCTGCCGTTGTTCCGTCGATTGGTCTCCGTTAGCCGCATCCTTAACATTAGTTCAAGGCTTGGCTCATTAAAC AAACTGAGAAACCCTAGTGTAAGACAAACCCTAGAAAGTGAAGAGCTTAACAACGAACAAATCGATGCGACAGTGACTCAATTTCTAGAAGACGTGAGCAGCGGGACGTGGGAGAAGCAAGGATGGCCAGAAAATTGGTCGGACTACGCAGTCTCCAAGATGGCTTTGAACGCTTACTCTAGAGTTTTGGCTCGACGTTACAACGGCAAAAAACTAAGTGTTAACTGCTTCTGTCCTGGCTTCACACGCACGTCTATGACCGGTGGTCAGGGAACTCACACGGCGGAGGATGTTGCCGCAACCATCGCCACGTTGGTTTTGCTTCCACCGGAGAAGCTGACCTCCGGCAAGTTTTTTATGTTCTTAGAGCACAAGAAAATTATTTCCAGGTTGTGA
- the LOC106310125 gene encoding uncharacterized protein LOC106310125, translating into MKKIFILFYICWPSLSQSFTHSLFIFFCFMQDPKSSPARKPWYQRAMAVARFAANWKTIPKSPPEITRPSRNPSVNKSSSNHQQLRKCTSLKVAANSFTRVCLCAPIGPYDDVFRNYVPPRRSSSYPPSKPLPTVTETAMVTPAARMSVDSGRRIFRGKSLKENALMRRFVAAEEEAMMESRRRDEMEIVRKRYQMRKKKKLGPSPLSRMVIAEEDQQAFHQ; encoded by the exons ATGAAAAAAATCTTCATCTTATTCTATATCTGTTGGCCATCTCTTTCTCAATCATTCACTCACTCACTCTTCATCTTCTTCTGTTTCATGCAAGATCCAAAGAGCTCACCTGCAAG AAAACCCTGGTACCAGCGAGCAATGGCGGTGGCGAGGTTCGCCGCAAACTGGAAAACCATCCCAAAGTCGCCACCGGAGATAACACGTCCGTCGCGGAACCCTAGCGTCAACAAATCATCGAGCAACCATCAACAGCTGAGGAAATGCACTTCTCTCAAGGTAGCCGCGAACTCCTTCACTAGGGTTTGTCTCTGCGCTCCTATCGGTCCTTACGACGACGTGTTCCGAAACTACGTCCCGCCGAGACGAAGCTCGAGCTACCCTCCGTCGAAGCCTCTTCCTACGGTGACGGAGACGGCGATGGTGACGCCTGCGGCGAGGATGAGTGTGGACTCAGGGAGGAGGATATTTAGAGGGAAGTCGTTGAAGGAGAACGCGTTGATGAGGAGGTTTGTGGCGGCGGAGGAAGAGGCGATGATGGAGAGTAGAAGGAGAGATGAGATGGAGATTGTGAGGAAGAGGTATCAGATGAGGAAGAAGAAGAAGCTTGGACCTAGTCCTCTTAGTCGCATGGTTATTGCTGAAGAAGATCAACAAGCTTTTCATCAATGA
- the LOC106311381 gene encoding (+)-neomenthol dehydrogenase-like isoform X2, translated as MDVTSLPIYMLCMYIINIMHVWWSKGTTAVVTGANKGIGFEVVKKLLELGLTVVLTARNAKNGSLAADSLRRAGFQNVHFYCLDVSDPSSIAAFVSWFRHNFGVLDILVNNAAVSFNAVGDNSIKEPETIIKTNFYGAKLLTEALLPLFRRLVSVSRILNISSRLGSLNKLRNPSVRQTLESEELNNEQIDATVTQFLEDVSSGTWEKQGWPENWSDYAVSKMALNAYSRVLARRYNGKKLSVNCFCPGFTRTSMTGGQGTHTAEDVAATIATLVLLPPEKLTSGKFFMFLEHKKIISRL; from the exons ATGGATGTTACATCTTTAC CCATATATATGTTATGTATGTATATTATAAATATTATGCATGT GTGGTGGTCGAAAGGAACAACGGCGGTTGTAACCGGAGCAAACAAAGGTATAGGTTTTGAGGTGGTGAAGAAGTTACTGGAGCTTGGACTAACGGTAGTCTTAACCGCCAGAAACGCCAAAAATGGAAGCCTCGCCGCCGATTCCCTCCGCCGTGCCGGCTTTCAAAACGTTCATTTCTACTGCCTCGACGTCTCCGATCCTTCTTCCATCGCTGCCTTTGTCTCCTGGTTCCGTCACAACTTTGGAGTACTCGACATTCTG GTGAACAACGCCGCTGTTTCATTTAACGCCGTCGGTGATAATTCAATCAAAGAGCCAGAGACCATAATCAAGACAAATTTTTACGGTGCCAAGCTTTTAACGGAGGCGCTGCTGCCGTTGTTCCGTCGATTGGTCTCCGTTAGCCGCATCCTTAACATTAGTTCAAGGCTTGGCTCATTAAAC AAACTGAGAAACCCTAGTGTAAGACAAACCCTAGAAAGTGAAGAGCTTAACAACGAACAAATCGATGCGACAGTGACTCAATTTCTAGAAGACGTGAGCAGCGGGACGTGGGAGAAGCAAGGATGGCCAGAAAATTGGTCGGACTACGCAGTCTCCAAGATGGCTTTGAACGCTTACTCTAGAGTTTTGGCTCGACGTTACAACGGCAAAAAACTAAGTGTTAACTGCTTCTGTCCTGGCTTCACACGCACGTCTATGACCGGTGGTCAGGGAACTCACACGGCGGAGGATGTTGCCGCAACCATCGCCACGTTGGTTTTGCTTCCACCGGAGAAGCTGACCTCCGGCAAGTTTTTTATGTTCTTAGAGCACAAGAAAATTATTTCCAGGTTGTGA
- the LOC106307325 gene encoding protein IQ-DOMAIN 14: MGKKGSWFSAIKRVFTPHSKEKQLSNNQEPERKSNNKKEKKKKSLGKKLRDGETNSFLPIFRQPSSIEKILCEAEREHNLVFRPPTPTDRATSAPSPRIRPPSPKVSSQRYVSSPRPISPRVASPRALSPKPPSPRAASPRIVQRREYVRRQEPTLLVKKASATKIQAAFRGYMARRSFRALKGLVRLQRVVRGHSVKRQTMNAMKYMQLLVRVQTQVQSRRIQMLEHRARNEKDDPKLASSASDDWDDSVLTKEEKEARLHRKIDAMIKRERSMAYAYSQQLWKNSPRSAQDIRTNGVPLWWNWVDRQNNQTQPFRLTPTRPSPSPQAHSSNKNHSRLNNSFDVSTPNSSKSAFITPQPSRYSRGGGRATQDSPFKDDDSLTSCPPFSAPSYMAPTVSAKAKLRANSNPKERMDGTTPVSNNKEKRRSSFPLGSFKWNKGSLFMSNSKGPGSSSSGAVVLEKHKTLKSVGNMSIDSTVSMPATIGKRSFNRFA, translated from the exons ATGGGGAAGAAAGGAAGTTGGTTTTCTGCAATCAAGAGAGTTTTCACTCCACATTCCAAGGAGAAGCAGCTAAGCAACAAC CAAGAACCAGAGAGAAAGAGCAACAACAAGAAAGAAAAGAAGAAGAAAAGTTTAGGGAAGAAGCTAAGAGATGGAGAAACCAATTCTTTCCTTCCAATCTTCAGACAACCTAGCAGTATCGAAAAGATTTTGTGTGAAGCCGAAAGAGAACATAACCTTGTCTTCAGACCACCAACTCCAACAGACCGAGCAACCTCTGCTCCATCTCCTCGTATTAGGCCTCCTTCTCCTAAAGTGTCTTCTCAGAGATATGTCTCTTCTCCAAGACCAATCTCGCCAAGAGTTGCTTCCCCAAGAGCCCTTTCTCCAAAACCTCCTTCTCCAAGAGCGGCTTCGCCTAGGATTGTGCAGCGACGTGAGTATGTGCGTAGACAAGAGCCAACACTACTGGTCAAAAAGGCATCTGCAACAAAGATTCAAGCAGCTTTCAGAGGTTACATG GCAAGAAGGAGTTTCAGAGCTTTGAAAGGTCTTGTTAGACTACAACGAGTGGTGAGAGGACATAGCGTGAAGCGTCAGACAATGAATGCAATGAAGTATATGCAGCTTTTGGTACGTGTTCAAACACAAGTCCAGTCACGTCGCATCCAAATGCTAGAACACCGCGCTAGGAACGAGAAAGATGACCCCAAGTTAGCCAGTAGCGCG TCTGATGATTGGGATGATAGTGTGCTGACAAAAGAGGAAAAAGAAGCGAGACTACATAGGAAGATTGATGCAATGATCAAAAGAGAACGGTCCATGGCCTATGCATATTCTCAACAG TTGTGGAAGAACAGTCCAAGGTCTGCTCAGGACATTCGAACAAACGGCGTCCCACTTTGGTGGAACTGGGTGGACAGACAGAACAACCAAACACAACCTTTCAGGCTAACACCAACACGACCGAGTCCAAGCCCTCAGGCTCATTCTAGCAACAAAAACCATTCCAGGCTCAACAACAGTTTCGATGTTTCCACACCAAACTCATCAAAATCGGCATTCATCACTCCACAACCATCAAGATACTCACGAGGAGGAGGAAGAGCTACACAAGATTCTCCTTTCAAAGATGATGATAGCCTCACGAGCTGCCCTCCATTCTCAGCCCCAAGCTACATGGCTCCAACAGTCTCAGCTAAAGCTAAGCTGAGAGCAAACAGCAACCCAAAGGAGAGGATGGACGGTACTACACCGGTGAGCAACAACAAGGAGAAGAGAAGGAGTTCGTTCCCTCTTGGTTCGTTTAAATGGAACAAAGGCTCATTGTTCATGAGTAACAGCAAAGGTCCAGGCTCTTCTTCTTCTGGTGCTGTAGTGCTTGAGAAGCATAAGACACTCAAGTCCGTAGGGAACATGAGTATTGATTCAACTGTTTCGATGCCTGCAACGATTGGGAAGAGGTCTTTTAACAGATTTGCCTGA